Sequence from the Desulfonispora thiosulfatigenes DSM 11270 genome:
ATATTATGGAGGAATAGTAATGAGTAAAAGCAATGATTTGACGATGAAAAATGAAGTAGCATGGGATAAATATTCTGAGGAAGACTTACAAAAGGTTTTTAGTTTAAGTGAGAGATATAAAGAATTTATGTCTAAATGTAAAACTGAAAGGGAATGTGTGACAGAATTTGTTCGACTTGCAAAAGCAAGAGGATATAAAAATTTAGATGAAATAATAAAAAATGGAGAAAAATTAAAAGCTGGTGATAAGGTTTATGCAAATAATATGGGCAAAACTTTAGCTATGTTTGTTATTGGAAAGGAGCCTTTAGAAAAGGGTCTTAAAATTTTAGGCGCCCATGTAGATTCACCAAGACTTGATTTAAAACAAAATCCCTTATATGAAGATGCTGATTTAGCTTTATTTGATACTCATTATTATGGAGGAGTAAAAAAATATCAGTGGGTAACCTTACCTTTAGCTATTCACGGTGTAGTTGCTAAAAAGGATGGCACTGTTGTAGAAATTGTTATTGGAGAAGATGATAATGATCCGGTTGTAGGCGTATCAGATCTATTGATTCATTTAGCAACTGATCAATTAGGTAAAAAAGGTAACAAGGTCATTGAAGGGGAAGATTTAAATGTTTTAATAGGAAGTATTCCAATTAAAGATAAAGAAACAAAAGATAGAGTTAAGAAAAATATTTTACAGATTTTAAATGAAAAATATGGTATAGATGAAAGTGATTTTATCTCTGCTGAGCTAGAAATAGTACCAGCAGGAAAGGCAAGAGATTATGGTTTAGATAAAAGTATGGTTATGGCTTATGGTCATGATGATAGAATTTGTTCATATACCTCTTATGAAGCCTTGGTACAAATAGAAGAAATAGATAAAACATGTGTAGCCTTATTTGTCGATAAGGAGGAAATAGGTAGTGTCGGTGCAACTGGAATGCAATCAAAGTTCTTTGAAAATGCAGTAGCAGAAGTAATGGATAGAGTAGGAGATTATAGTGAACTAAAATTAAGAAGATGCTTAGCTAATTCTAAAATGCTATCTTCAGACGTTAGTGCTGCATTTGACCCTAATTATCCATCTGTAATGGAAAAGAAAAATGCAGCATTTTTTGGAAGAGGAATAGTATTTAATAAATATACAGGTTCAAGAGGAAAATCGGGATCAAATGATGCTAACGCAGAGTACATGGCCGAAATAAGACAAATGATGGATAAACATAATGTTACTTGGCAAACTGCTGAGCTTGGTAAAGTTGATCAAGGCGGCGGAGGGACTATAGCCTATATTTTAGCTCAATATAATATGGAGGTTATAGATTGTGGAGTTGCTTTACATAATATGCATGCTCCATGGGAGGTAGCAAGTAAGGCAGATATTTATGAAACCACTAGAGGCTATCATGCTTTTTTAATAGAAGCCTAGGATTTTTTAATTAGTGATTTATTGGAGAGAGAGAGATGGAAAATCAAATAAGAATATCTCTATATGATTTAGTGTTATGTGTTGCTAACACTTTTGATTTAACGAGCCCAGTGCTTATTAATCATCATAAGAGAACAGGGTATATAGCATTTACTATAGCCATGGAAATGGGATTGCCTCTTAATGAGCAAGTTAATATTCTTTATGCAGGTTTGCTACATGATTGTGGATCTTTTGACACGACAAAGAAAAAGGAATTAGTAAAATTTAAGTTTTCAGAGGAAATCAAAGAGCGAAACTATCATGGTTATTTAGGTTACTTATTATTAAAGGATTATGAACCCTTTTCTGAGGTAGCAGATATAGTTAAATATCATCATGTTTACTGGTCTGAACGTGATGATATGCAGGAAAGGGTTTTACTTGGTAGTAATATTTTGCATTTAGCTGACCGCATAGAAATCCTAATTGATAAAGATAAATCTATATTAGATCAGGTAGATGATATTATAGATATCATCGAGCGAGAAAAAGGTGTAATGTTTTCACCTCTAGCTGTAGAGGCCTTCAAAAACTTAAGCGTTAAGGAAAGTTTTTGGTTTTATCTAAATACAAATTTCGTAGAATCTTTTATTGAAAGTAAAGATATTAGTACAAAGTTA
This genomic interval carries:
- a CDS encoding aminopeptidase — protein: MSKSNDLTMKNEVAWDKYSEEDLQKVFSLSERYKEFMSKCKTERECVTEFVRLAKARGYKNLDEIIKNGEKLKAGDKVYANNMGKTLAMFVIGKEPLEKGLKILGAHVDSPRLDLKQNPLYEDADLALFDTHYYGGVKKYQWVTLPLAIHGVVAKKDGTVVEIVIGEDDNDPVVGVSDLLIHLATDQLGKKGNKVIEGEDLNVLIGSIPIKDKETKDRVKKNILQILNEKYGIDESDFISAELEIVPAGKARDYGLDKSMVMAYGHDDRICSYTSYEALVQIEEIDKTCVALFVDKEEIGSVGATGMQSKFFENAVAEVMDRVGDYSELKLRRCLANSKMLSSDVSAAFDPNYPSVMEKKNAAFFGRGIVFNKYTGSRGKSGSNDANAEYMAEIRQMMDKHNVTWQTAELGKVDQGGGGTIAYILAQYNMEVIDCGVALHNMHAPWEVASKADIYETTRGYHAFLIEA